In the Arachis ipaensis cultivar K30076 chromosome B10, Araip1.1, whole genome shotgun sequence genome, one interval contains:
- the LOC107621364 gene encoding serine/threonine-protein phosphatase 7 long form homolog, with amino-acid sequence MARQAGNDRNINRLNETSHYAGAADFERPRLLLPRRVSQTFPPLDAIVPYLAKTGFGDTVPLKDFTFDNFLISALVERWRPETHTWYGTETWAMVEQRLSVRPPMVAQQAAQRKESFTLKLVWLRDRVCQMPPTDDPETLRQYARCYIMLLIGGNLLTDKSNNLVHVRWLPLLRDFAECRGLSWGSAVLAWTYQSLCLAAQRGVTDIAGCTPLLMSWIYQRFSQWCPPDRGVYQYPLAARLVGLQQQSRDQHQGRVLYWRVSIDRLRFDEFAWMVYDDPALQALCPHWFREEEEWGTWLSAVPLVCFNIVRFHHVDRVKRQFNGEQPVYLTTTDRGEDVWWPERLQQWYDGWRQRFDPGRRITVHHTFDTRPTGEYYDWWRGACRVRHLSGQNILEDPRLVELPPDVQPTASQPRDDLTLPRGVPDRRRRAREVIEDTCRPARRKRGQRERRPGEPVRRERARPRRARGDTDSEEEAEFDRQEDQGDVPVYDVASPTGPTPPPPLPPSGCLQNTLILIPLLD; translated from the exons ATGGCACGCCAGGCGGGGAACGACAGGAACATCAACAGACTAAACGAGACGTCGCATTACGCCGGGGCGGCCGACTTCGAG AGGCCTCGCCTTCTACTGCCCAGGCGAGTCAGCCAAACCTTTCCTCCATTGGACGCCATCGTCCCGTATCTGGCTAAGACCGGATTCGGCGATACGGTGCCCCTCAAGGACTTCACATTTGACAATTTCCTGATTTCGGCACTCGTGgagcgatggcgtccggagacgcacac GTGGTACGGCACGGAGACGTGGGCCATGGTGGAGCAGCGGCTTAGTGTTAGGCCTCCGATGGTGGCACAGCAGGCTGCACAGAGGAAGGAGTCGTTCACGTTGAAGCTGGTTTGGTTGCGTGATCGTGTCTGCCAGATGCCCCCAACCGACGATCCCGAGACCCTCCGACAATATGCCCGATGCTATATTATGTTACTGATCGGAGGGAATCTGTTGACAGACAAGTCCAACAACCTGGTGCACGTACGGTGGCTACCGCTTCTCCGGGACTTCGCGGAGTGTAGGGGGTTATCTTGGGGCTCTGCTGTGCTCGCCTGGACTTACCAATCACTATGTTTGGCGGCACAGCGGGGCGTCACGGACATTGCCGGTTGCACTCCGCTTTTGATGAGTTGGATTTACCAGAGATTTTCTCAGTGGTGTCCACCAGATAGAGGAGTCTATCAGTATCCGCTAGCTGCGAG GTTGGTTGGATTGCAGCAGCAAAGTAGGGATCAGCATCAGGGCAGGGTCCTGTACTGGAGGGTATCGATCGACCGGTTACGGTTCGATGAG TTTGCATGGATGGTGTATGATGACCCTGCGCTGCAGGCCCTGTGCCCGCACTGGTTCCGTGAAGAGGAGGAGTGGGGTACATGGTTGTCGGCTGTTCCGCTGGTCTGCTTCAATATTGTCCGGTTTCACCACGTTGATAGGGTAAAACGACAGTTCAATGGGGAGCAGCCAGT GTATCTGACCACCACTGATCGTGGTGAGGATGTCTGGTGGCCGGAGCGACTCCAGCAGTGGTACGACGGTTGGAGGCAGAGGTTCGACCCGGGTCGCAGGATTACCGTGCACCATACATTCGACACTAGGCCTACCGGCGAGTACTACGATTGGTGGCGTGGTGCTTGCCGTGTGAGGCATCTATCGGGGCAGAACATTTTGGAGGACCCCAGGCTGGTAGAGTTGCCCCCTGACGTCCAGCCCACTGCAAGCCAGCCGAGAGACGATCTGACCCTTCCGAGGGGCGTGCCGGATCGGAGGAGACGTGCGAGGGAGGTCATAGAGGACACTTGCCGACCTGCTAGGAGGAAGCGAGGCCAGAGAGAGCGTCGACCAGGTGAGCCCGTCAGGAGGGAGAGGGCCAGGCCTCGACGGGCTAGGGGTGACACAGACTCGGAGGAGGAGGCGGAGTTCGACCGTCAAGAGGACCAGGGAGACGTACCAGTTTACGATGTCGCTTCACCTACAGGACCGACTCCTCCACCTCCTCTCCCTCCCTCGGG GTGTCTCCAGAACACACTCATCCTCATCCCACTGTTGGACTAG